The Thunnus maccoyii chromosome 9, fThuMac1.1, whole genome shotgun sequence genome includes a region encoding these proteins:
- the LOC121903779 gene encoding NACHT, LRR and PYD domains-containing protein 12-like, producing MSDSEEEKDKAESVTSGYLSMKSDLSKNDPPDFSNEPGPSDSKQRAESPVFSCLSMKSDQSKEDPPCSSNEPRPSNTKERKRRGLSMEEQLSCCSLCQDVLKDLVSYRCGHWFCRQCITSYWDKSASSGDFSCPQCGKRSKTRQTDIQTSTAQIDRDLLEVLDEHKINLKKRCECVTEGTDGAGSRTLLDRIYTELYITEGQSEDVNTQHEVRQLETASKMRTLHDTPIKCHDIFKVLSAKKKGIIRVVLTNGVAGVGKTFSVQKFTLDWARGLKTKDINLVILLSFRELNLVKDEQYSLLMLIHVFHQTLLKVTAENLAICKVLFILDGLDESRLSLDFKNKKVVSDVTQKSSVNVLLTNLIEGKLLPSALVWITSRPAAASQIPPTCVDRVTEVRGFTDIQKEKYFRKRFSDEERSNGIISHIKKSRSLYIMCHIPVFCWITATVLEHMFTTDQRGELPKTLTDMYSYFLLVQTKRKKHKYDEGHETSPQELTEADREVLLKLGRLAFENLEKGNIMFYQEDLEQCGLDVTEASVLSGVCTEIFKRESVIFQKTVYCFVHLSVQEFLAAVYLYHCYTSSNTEVLEDFLKDVEDEEDDDDYDEDDYYDFVDYEEDDDSDDDDDDREEKHFPFLDDFLRRAMDKSLRSENGHLDLFVRFLHGLSLESNQRLLGGLLGQTENSPEIIQRVINNLKEMNTHSISPDRSINIFHCLMEMNDRSVHQEIQEFLKAENRSEKELSDIHCSALAYILQMSEEVLNELDLKKYNTSEEGRRRLIPAVRNCKNAQLSGCGLSETHCEVVASALKSNPSHLRELDLSYNKIQDSGTLFTPGINMHLGLSGCSLSEISCDSLASALKSNPCYLRELDLNYNKLEDSGVRLLCDFLESPHCRLETLRLSHCSLSETSCASLASALKSNPSHLKKLELSNNELQDSGVKLLCDFLESPHCRLETLRLSFCRLSEIGCVSLALALKSNPSHLRELELSNNILQNSGVKLMCDFLESSHCRLETLGLSRCWLSETSCASLASALKSNPSHLRKLELSDNELQDSGVKLLCDFLESPHCRLETLRLSFCRLSEIGCASLVSALKSNPSHLRELELSDNNLKDSGVKLLCDFLESPHCRLETLGLSSCSLSEISCASLASALKSIPSHLRELDVSDNKLQDSGVKLLHDFLESPHWRLETLRFSEGSPITWTGNQKMSGFVEEEDISEATVSTCVSKHHPPDFSDDAGPSDFKVEDRRNSATPERHKGYPSTSNPPLNVFEDTREDQLYPDDPERLKQQQQQLVCRKNLTGTSYCQDFTPKMLTESANISYSFRCPGPGVFRCTLTGLVFVTVQEAELLYWTVQWDESLLQLAGKMAAGPLFNIQNPDGAVSQLHLPHCETMDAPLPEGVLSVVHITSDGMSIVEMLEITDTHVVVNVPHFSLFGLVLDRIKRLLNITMPISGQVLLFLRPPNPKTKRQYLEVFLLPRNIPLQEVIAQQQNTDYIKAPPKCTLIKDQSYNILCPEAFKIQPKKADFDLEFGPNYYPTFEIRLPTNTDEVTLKVQDQKNTEVWEHEVDLTDPTARRENLARTQSRSPSDRLLSVRTQFVERVSDQTLNRLLDHLLQRGFISEEEMESARAKSRADKARDVIDMVRNKGAEASSFLITNLRKLDAHFSKTLDLS from the exons ATGAGTgattcagaggaggagaaggacaaAGCAGAGTCTGTAACATCTGGCtatctgtctatgaagagtgacttGTCTAAAAATGATCCTCCagacttcagtaatgaacctggaccctcagactcaaa acagagagcagagtctccagtattcagctgtctgtctatgaagagtgaccagTCCAAAGAAGATCCTCCATGCTCCAGTAATGAACCTCGACCCTCAAACACCAA agagaggaagaggagaggttTATCTATGGAAGAGCAGCtgtcctgctgttctttgtgtcaggACGTCCTGAAAGATCTAGTCTCTTACAGGTGTGGACACTGGTTCTGCAGACAGTGTATCACCTCATACTGGGATAagtctgcttcatcaggagACTTCTCCTGTCCCCAGTGTGGAAAAAGGTCcaaaacaagacagacagacattcagACCAGCACTGCACAAA TAGACCGTGATCTGCTGGAGGTTTTAGATGAACATAAGATCAATCTGAAGAagagatgtgaatgtgtgactgaaggaactgatggAGCAGGAAGTAGAACCCTCCTCGACAGGATCTACACTGAGCTatacatcacagagggacagagtgaaGACGTTAATACCCAACATGAGGTTAGGCAGCTTGAGACAGCTTCCAAGATGAGGACTCTCCATGACACTCCAATCAAGTGTCACGACATCTTTAAAGTCTTATCAGCCAAAAAGAAAGGCATCATCAGAGTCGTTCTGACAAATGGCGTTGCTGGCGTTGGAAAAACATTCTCTgtgcagaagttcactctggactgggcaaGGGGCTTGAAAACCAAAGATATCAATCTGGTGATTCTACTTTCattcagggagctgaacttgGTCAAAGATGAGCAGTACAGCCTCCTCATGCTGATCCATGTTTTCCATCAAACATTACtgaaggtcacagcagagaatCTTGCTATctgtaaagttttgttcatcctcgacggcctggatgaaagcagactttcatTGGATTTCAAGAACAAGAAGGTtgtgtctgatgtcacacagaagtcatcagtcaaCGTGCTGTTGACAAACCTCATCGAGGGGAAGCTGCTTCCCTCAGCTCTTGTCTGGATAACTTctcgacctgcagcagccagtcAGATCCCTCCCACATGTgttgacagggtaacagaagtacgaggcttcactgaCATCCAGAAGGAGAAGTACTTCAGAAAgagattcagtgatgaagagcGATCCAACGgaatcatctcacacatcaagaAATCCAGGAGCCTCTACATCATGtgtcacatcccagtcttctgctggatcactgctacagttttGGAGCACATGTTTActacagaccagagaggagagctgcccaagacctTGACTGACATGTATTCATacttcctgctggttcagacaaagaggaagaagcacaagtATGATGAGGGACATGAGACGAGTCCACAGGAGCTGACAGAGGCTGACAGGGaagttcttctgaagctgggAAGGCTGGCATTTGAAAATCTGGAGAAGGGAAACATCATGTTCTACCAAGAAGACCTGGagcagtgtggtcttgatgtcacagaggcctcAGTGTTGTCAGGAGTTTGTACAGAGATCttcaaaagagagagtgtgatcttccagaaaacagtctactgctttgttcatctgagcgttcaagagtttctggctgcagtctacttgtaccactgttacaccagcagcaacacagaggtACTGGAGGACTTCCTGAAAGATGTggaggatgaagaagatgatgatgattatgatgaagATGATTATTATGACTTTGTTGATTATGAAGAGgatgatgacagtgatgatgatgatgatgacagagaagaaaagcatTTCCCATTTCTCGATGACTTCCTGAGGAGAGCCATGGATAAATCTCTCAGAAGTGAAAATGGCCACCTGGACCTGTTTGTtcgcttccttcatggcctctctctggagtccaaccagagactcttaggaggcctgctgggtcagacagagaacagtccaGAAATCATCCAGAGAGTCATCAACAACCTGAAGGAGATGAACACCCACAGtatctctcctgacagaagcatcaacatcttccactgtctgatggagatgaacgaccgctcagtacatcaggagatTCAAGAGTTCCTGAAGGcagagaacagatcagagaagGAACTCTCTGATATCCACTGCTCGGCTTTGGCCTACATactgcagatgtcagaggaggttctgAATGAGTTGGACCTGAAGAAATATAACACATCAGAGGAGGGACGACGGAGactgatcccagctgtgaggaactgcaAAAACGCTCA ACTTTCTGGGTGTGGActctcagagactcactgtgaagttgtggcctcagctctgaaatccaacccctcccatctgagagagctggatctgagctACAACAAAattcaggattcagga accctgttcacacctggcattaacatgcatcttgg ATTGAgtggctgcagtttgtcagagatcagctgtgattctctggcctcagctctgaagtccaatcCCTGctatctgagagagctggatctgaacTACAACAAGCTTGAAGATTCAGGAGTGaggctgctgtgtgattttctggagagtccacactgtagactggagactctgag attaaGTCattgcagtttgtcagagaccagctgtgcttctctggcctcagctctgaagtccaacccctcccatctgaaaAAGCTGGAGCTGAGTAACAATGAGCTGCAGGATTcgggagtgaagctgctgtgtgattttctggagagtccacactgtagactggagactctgag ATTGAGTttctgcaggttgtcagagatcGGCTGTGTTTCTCTGGCCTtagctctgaagtccaacccctcccatctgagagagctggagctgagtAACAACATCCTTCAgaattcaggagtgaagctgatgtgtgattttctggagagttcacactgtagactggagactcttgg attgagtcgCTGCTGGTTGTCAGAgaccagctgtgcttctctggcctcagctttgaagtccaacccctcccatctgagaaaGCTGGAGCTGAGTGACAATgagctgcaggattcaggagtgaagctgttgtgtgattttctggagagtccacactgtagactggagactctgag attgagtttctgcaggttgtcagagatcggctgtgcttctctggtctcagctctgaagtccaacccctcccatctgagagagctggagctgagtGACAACAACCTgaaggattcaggagtgaagctgctgtgtgattttctggagagtccacactgtagactggagactctggg ATTGAGTAGCTGtagtttgtcagagatcagctgtgcttctctggcctcagctctgaagtctatcccctcccatctgagagagctggatgtGAGTGACAACAAGCTTCAGGATTCAGGAGTAAAGCTGCTGcatgattttctggagagtccacattGGAGattggagactctgag gTTCTCTGAAGGTTCACCCATCACATGGACTGGAAACCAGAAGATGAGTGGTTttgtggaggaagaggacatATCAGAGGCTACGGTATCCACCTGTGTGTCCAAACATCATCCTCCAGACTTCAGTGATGATGCTGGACCCTCAGACTTTAA GGTGGAGGACAGACGAAACAGTGCTACACCTGAAAGACATAAAGGAT ATCCGTCCACATCCAACCCACCACTCAATGTGTTTGAGGACACCAGAGAGGATCAGCTGTATCCTGATGACCCAGAGAggttgaagcagcagcagcagcagcttgtgtgCAGAAAGAATCTGACTGGGACAAGTTACTGTCAG GACTTCACACCCAAAATGCTGACGGagtctgcaaacatttcatACAG CTTCAGGTGTCCTGGTCCAGGTGTATTCCGGTGTACTTTGACTGGACTGGTGTTTGTTACGGTTCAGGAGGCGGAGCTGCTGTACTGGACTGTCCAATGGGATGAGAGCCTCCTACAACTAGCTGGCAAGATGGCTGCAGGGCCACTGTTCAACATCCAGAATCCTGATGGTGCTGTCAGTCAGCTCCACCTGCCACACTGTGAAACCATGGATG CTCCACTCCCTGAAGGTGTGCTGTCTGTCGTCCACATCACTAGTGATGGAATGAGCATCGTGGAGATGCTGGAGATTACAGACACTCATGTGGTTGTGAACGTccctcacttctctctctttggTCTGGTCTTGGATCGTATTAAGAGGCTTCTGAACATCACAATGCCAATTAGTGGCCAAGTTCTGCTGTTTCTCCGACCACCAAACCCCAAAACAAAGAGGCAGTATCTCGAGGTGTTTCTCTTGCCAAGGAACATCCCTCTGCAAGAG GTGATTGCACAACAGCAAAATACTGACTACATCAAGGCCCCTCCCAAATGTACACTCATCAAAGATCAAAGTTACAACATTCTCTGTCCTGAGGCCTTTAAAATACAGCCTAAA AAAGCAGATTTTGACCTGGAGTTTGGACCAAATTACTACCCAACGTTTGAGATTCGCTTGCCTACAAACACAGATGAAGTGACTTTAAAGGTCCAGGACCAAAAAAATACAGAGGTCTGGGAGCATGAAGTGGATCTGACTG